The following is a genomic window from Miscanthus floridulus cultivar M001 chromosome 14, ASM1932011v1, whole genome shotgun sequence.
gtctcggacgggagcggagcatggaagctaACCTCGTCTGTGCatgctcgggtgggattaggacctatccttcacctattagatggtaggagcgcgttgtagatgcacttgctggttttatcacatgttaacattgcCGCATGACAGAGCATgggtgaccgtgagtggatgtactcgggcTTCGCAAGTAAGAGCCACGAATGGATCAGGGGGACGACTGAgttcctggagcatgcatttggcccagctgCTAAAGGGTCGATTCGGATGCCGTGTCCCAGCAGCGAGTGcaggaacaagaagaagaaagtaaaggCTCAGGTGTTGAGAGATCTGTTCAAGCACGGGTTCGTTCCAAACTATACCCGTTGGCGCCACCATGGTGAATACCATCCTATTAGGGACGAGGTGGTGCGACCCGTCCTCGAGGAGTATGATGGCGATGCCGGGATGGCAGACATGATGGCAGACATGATGGCAGACGTTCGACCCCACCGCCGAGCCCttggacacagacctcctgcagaggttgggaccagggaagcagcacggccgctactacatggcccacagcgccctcgacccgtcccaggttcctacgctgacccaggttcgatccacgcccacgagctccagcgacatccccgtagcgccccggcggcagtcagcgtcacagctaagtgccgtttcgttcgtcgttcactcgtttcgcacctgtacatacaatcaacactgcggatgtaatattgcaggcccagatggaggccaagatggaggagaggatcgccacgttgcacgcgcagatgatggcgcaacagatggcttaccagcaaagcctgcagcagcactacaacactcagatgcagaacatggccagcttcttccagtccatgcagacgcccggggcgtctacaccgcctcctcttccaatgttcgctccaccgcctcctccttcagagttttttcctgtgcctgctcttgtcgctcctggagggaccccggtgagtatattgactcttgctttaacttgtgcgtccatgctgcagatactaatgacatcacttggcgtttaacttgtgcaggtacagtcgacgggttcgaacccgtctcctggaggtcccggccatcagatgatgtcgtatccaccacctgcaccctatccaccgtatccacctccgcgtggccctcctccgacgtactcgtggccgccggtgcgcggagggtggcagtacgcgcaggcgcctcaatttggtccaagggggtttccgtgggcaaaccctgggggctctgggggtggagcggacgacgagaccggggacggcgcgacgagctaggtacttgtcgattctgttatcatgtatccaccgtatcgtcgaagttgttgtcatgtatttcttttcttcgttatggacctagacttgttatgttgaacttcgtgtgatggacgtcgacttgtggtgttcgacgtgttggacttcatgtgatggttgtaatgcacttgtgtggttgttattgtgacatatatgtgagatatatgtgatgttgtgcgttattgtgatatatgtggtgatgttggcgacaaatgtgatgaaattgtgatataaatggtgctaccggtgcttctggtgaaattggattataatttgtgattttgca
Proteins encoded in this region:
- the LOC136502784 gene encoding extensin-like, with the translated sequence MEERIATLHAQMMAQQMAYQQSLQQHYNTQMQNMASFFQSMQTPGASTPPPLPMFAPPPPPSEFFPVPALVAPGGTPVQSTGSNPSPGGPGHQMMSYPPPAPYPPYPPPRGPPPTYSWPPVRGGWQYAQAPQFGPRGFPWANPGGSGGGADDETGDGATS